The genomic interval CAAAACTCTCATAATTTTATACTTTTGTGTGCTGCCCAGACGACAATGGTATACAATGTGTGAGCGTTttttaacacacacatactataTGTATAATAAACTGTCTGCGCATAATGCTTGACACAGACCACACAAATCTGCACTGCAAACAAGCAAGAACGCTGTCGTCGAGTGTGCTCGGCTACAAAATGCCCTGTACTCTTCAGTCagtataatattttgttttttagaaCCACCTTTTGAATTCTTCGCTGCTTCTTCGAATCGGAAATTTCGTGTTGAATAACTTTCCATTTCCAGAGTACCTACGTACTACATACCATATTTGATATAGTTGCCGGGTTATGCTTTGAAAACCAAGtcacaaaatcgatatttatggAGGTATTGAAAATGTAATTAGATATATTGGGGTATGTTAGTTCAATTGTCTATACCCTCTTTTTATTCAACTTCAatgaatacagggtataaaaaaacaggCGAGACTTTAAGGTATTCAACTGATAACCTTACGAATACCCCGTATTTTGATTGatcacacaaaaacacaaacacagactTCAGCGATGAGTACCCGGAAAAGCTGTTTAACGTTAAAAACGTGAAGGATAAGTCTGTTGTCAAATCCAGTTCAAAGAGCTTGCATGCATCTCATATAAACGTGCTTCTAAATGTGACTGACTGTCAAAAGTTAAACGCAAGTTTAATGGAGAAATCATGTTGTCAACACAGCGAACTGCTTGTTTGTGGGCAGAATTTAAGATTTTCTCGTGAACAATATTCAAAGTTGACTTTTTTTAATGTAAAGTTAATCAACTGGTAAATGGAGTTCATGCCGAGGGCCTGAAGCTCAGCAATTTTCTTTCTATGTCCTGCCATAAATTTTTAGTTCATATTTCATGTCGCTTTTCGACTCTTTATCTTTGACGTTTAATAAGACGTTTGTCGTGAACCAACTTCTTAGCTTTTTAACGATTTTTTcaacttgaaaatttatttagaaACAAACTTGGCTAAATACAAAGCAGGACGATATTAACTTTATTATTGCACTTAGAAAGGATACTTTATTTTGCTACGAAAAAAAAGGAGGTATGACTCAATTTGACTATTGTTCATAAATGAAGCAGGatgcaaacgaacaaaaaaatacctTGCAGACAAATGATATAGTAAACAACATttcataaagaatatatatataaaatcctttttcttaatatattatatagtatgcaacatttaaataagcataaatataGAATGTTCTACAGCaccaataaatataaacacatttaGGCAGTATAtgaaagtttttcatttataatcagtttcatttaaaataattaaatcctACTCGACGTTCTACTTGCCTTTTAAGAGCCTTTCACTTGGACGGCTAGCAGGTGCAAGGACTAAGCCCTATGCCAAAGCTGTGGAAATCCCTTCCATCAGGCAGACAAAGCGCACTTGGCAAAAAGTAGCTGACAAAATGGCTGCCAAGTACAAAATAACAGATGCTGCCTTCAAGGAGCAGTTGTTGAAAGGCACGAATAAAAAATGCTTTTCTGTTCGAATTCCATGCGGACTTTAGATGCCTACAAATTCTGTTGCTGGCAGTGCATTCGAGGAAAATAAGAATAAAGttagaaaaataagaagatTTCTCTTTTCACTTGttctttttcgttttggtGCATGTGAACtgctttatttgttttatatagaCTCGTTGCCACTTAAACACTTAATTTATGTGTGGCGCTTAAGTACTAGAGTTGTGGCAAGCCCATGACATAGCCGGTTCGTCACTTGCAGCCGACATTGGCTTTGCTTTATGCCGTGGCATAAATCGTCTGGGCCAGCTAATGCAGCCGTTGTCATTTATATGGCTATAAATTTCCATGCGAACAAGTTTTCTGACCCTATTTGAAGAGTCTCTCTCTATATCTAGATACCTTAAGTCCCACAAGTAAGTCAACTAGTTGGCAAAGCCTTTTATATTTGCTAGACACAAGTTAGGCAATACTTTAACATGGATATGTTGAAATATTgtgcatatagtatatatatttaagtatatgTCAGATATATAAGCAGAGCTTTTTTACCATTATCGGTTTAAGCGATAAATTccaatatttgtttttctttttaataaagcGCACTCTGAAACAGATATTTTGTATAAGGATTAGCTGAAAGCTAAGCTTGGGCGAGAGCTTGCATAGTTTTTAAAAACTGGTTGTACTCAAATGTTTTCATATATTaagataaaatatttatttttccatCTCAACCTTAAGAAATAGTGTGATATATTCGTCTGGAGGACGGTTGCCGATATGTAGACGaaatatattggaaaaatataaattaaaacaaacatgaaaatcaattcaataaactatatattgaataaagaCTTAATATAAAAaggaatacatacatattaaatatttttatattaaacttTTATATATCGAGGTCCAGCGTTTactttattataaaaaaaatatatatataaatattaaaacatatctatatatatttaacatatatattattttataatatatatatattttttttaatgctggcTTTGGCGAACTTATATCGAATAATAAATATCcaaataaaatagttttcacctttttattaaaaaaaaaaagcctaAACCTCGAGCCAGCTAAAAATAATTCTTGAAAAAATGCAACTttctgtaaaatataaaaataaataatattgttttctAAATTGAGGATTTAAATGACATACACAAAAGGCTGTATATATCTTTGCTGGAGATAAAGAGAAATAGGAAACTTACCGCAACATGAAGCTTAAAGGGTGTCGTATTTTGGATAGGGGGTGGAGGGGACAAGTAAAGACAAtagaaatgtgtgtgtgcaaaagagagggagagaggggcgagggagggggggggggtacATTTTGggtaaatgaaaaaacaaatttattaataagcTAATAGTTAACAAGTGGCTATTTGAACTATTCACTTGATTTAAAAGTTACTAGATAAAGTTTAAATTCTTGCGTTTTTCGCCatttcttaaattaaattattgtgcTTAAAACTGGAGAAGTGAAAGTGGAAAACAAAGCTGGGAGCAGAAATCTGTGCAAATGTGCGTGGAAAAGCGGGTTTCGTGCACCCGAATAAAAGCTGAAATCCAAAAACATTTTCGCCcatagatatatttaactatttgTTAACATTAACTCAACActgaatatgtatgtaaatctAACTATTTGTAAACGTTTATTTGCTAGCTAAAAAGTTGCAGAGCTTGCGGAAGCGAACCATTTATCACAGCGACTTGGGCGTGGCATAGCCATTTCTGCCACCGCCCgtttcattgttgttggccacATTTTGCTTCTGGCGCTTCTTGCGCCATGGAAACTTGCGCAGCTCGCCGCCATTTGGGTCTGTGGTGTTGGTGCTGTTGTTGGTCTCCTGCTCGGGCAGGCTACTGCTGCCACTGTAAGCCGGCTCATCTCGACGGCTTATCACTCGTGATAGCTTGAGGCGCGTTGGGGGCTGTGCATCGTCTGGCTGGGCCGTTGCCAAAAGCAGGGCGCCATTGTTTGTGGCCAACAGTGTGCGCTTGGCACGCCCAGCGGCACAATGGCGACCCACATCAGCCACATTCGTGTCCAGCAAGGAGTGCGAATTGCCATCACTTAGCCTGGAGACCTGCGACTGCAGCAAGCGATGTGGCACTGCGCTGCCCGGCGCTGTGGCATAAAATTCCTGTTTACGTAGACGCCTGCCACTAGCACCACCATTGCCACCACCGACACCACTGCCACCGCAACCACCGCCACTACCAGGAACAgaagcagcaccagcaccagccaGGCTGCTGCTATTAATGGTTGTGGTTGTGGTATTGGTGCGTATGCTATCCTGCAGCGACAGCTGATGGTTGGCATCGCGACAGCGAAATTGCACCACACGATAGGATCCATAGGGCTCCAGtgcattgttattgttgctgcagctgacgGGCTGCAGCCGCATCGAGCCCTGCAGCCGCATGAGTGCGCTGTAATTGTGCTGACGATATTggctctgctgctgatggtTTCTGGCTAAACCGAATTGACGTGTCAACGTGATCTGCAACGCATTTGCAATGCTCACTAAGTGAAAAGCAACAAGAACCAAGATTGGCAGCACGTATACATACCTTGAAGGCCTCACGGAACTTGTGGCTCATAATGTTGTACAGCAGCGGATTGATGCAGGTGGACAGAAAATACAGTACACCGGATGTGTAATCAAGTATGTGGAAATAATCGTTAAAGGCATCTCGACAGCGGCAAGCATTAATCAGCGAGACGCCATAGACAGCCATCAAACGTTGGGCGTGAAAGGGAGCCCAGCAGAGAAAGAACGCAACGGCTACAGCTACTGCAAAGAGGGGGGAGCGGGTTACCAAATATCTAGAATTAGGTgtgtatagatatataaatatatacatgagGGTTCCGCTAGCACTGTGGcccacatggcgtatgcgcatCATTGGGCAAAGTTTTCAATGTTCGTCGcccactgtgtgtgtgtgtttgtgtagaagggtgtgtgtgtgtgtgtgtgtgtgtgtattcagTGTAATTTCAAATTGAACTCTTCgacactcagagaaaaaacCTTGCACAGTTTCttcaaatgaaatacaaatattgtCCAAATTGTAGATCCTCTATACtgaatttttgtattaacaCGAAATCTTAAACTAAATGTGAAAAAACTGAGCATGTTTAACTCTTATTTGAAGTCTGCAAATTCTTTTGGCTATTTTAGCTTAGTTCAACAAATGTGTAAAATTCTGTGAATTTTGTTCATTCTTTACCAAAAATGTCACGTTTTTCTCTGAGTGCATGGCAAAGTTTGACAGTGTGCTTAACGCTCGATGGCCGCTGATTTCAATCAATCAAACCGCCTACTGACTCCACCTACCCAGCATTCTGATGACGCGACTCTGCGCGTTTAGGCCACGATTCGCATCGTAGGCGCGTCGCGGCAGCGACTGGAGCAGCCGGCTTCGCTTCAGCTTCATGCCAATCAGCACGTAGAGTACACAGATCGCCGTCATGGGTCCGCAGAAGAATATAAAGCCCGAGACGGCAAACACATGCGCGTAAAAGTTGTTCTCCatctataaaaaatatcaaagtATTTCCTTTAAACTGGCATTAATGGGCAATCAAATTGCTGCCTGTGCCCACCGTGCAGGAGTAGCCATTATCCTGGTTAACCACAGAGAACTGCATCGCCTGCGGCAGCGCCAGTAGAAAAGCCGCCAGCCAAATGGCGAAGATGAATTTGATGGCCCGCGATAACTTGGACATGGTGTGTTGCCTGTAAAtgttgcatttcatttttctgTTACATGGATTGCCCATCACTCGCCACTCTCATCAAATGAATGTGTGTGGGcatatgtacgtgtgtgtgtgtgtgcgtgtgtgtgtggcacacaacttaaaatgttgttttcgTGTGCTGCAGTTCAAATAACATTTCAGCTATATTTTCAGCTGTTATATCCTGCTTAaaggttttataattttgtcatcaAATGTggaa from Drosophila virilis strain 15010-1051.87 chromosome 2, Dvir_AGI_RSII-ME, whole genome shotgun sequence carries:
- the PK2-R1 gene encoding uncharacterized protein PK2-R1, translated to MMQGVDFALASDNDDGLNQSFMAHMLPNARPSLRPSTSRSPSATSSPELLLLHNDKFLTHVAQMLNMTTENLTNLLAANSTNGSSATATITATTSTTNMANSTEESPTLLIILTICYALIFVAGVLGNLITCIVISRNNFMHTATNFYLFNLAVSDLILLVSGIPQELYNLWCPNSYPFTDGICIVESVLSEMAANATVLTITAFTVERYIAICHPFRQHTMSKLSRAIKFIFAIWLAAFLLALPQAMQFSVVNQDNGYSCTMENNFYAHVFAVSGFIFFCGPMTAICVLYVLIGMKLKRSRLLQSLPRRAYDANRGLNAQSRVIRMLVAVAVAFFLCWAPFHAQRLMAVYGVSLINACRCRDAFNDYFHILDYTSGVLYFLSTCINPLLYNIMSHKFREAFKITLTRQFGLARNHQQQSQYRQHNYSALMRLQGSMRLQPVSCSNNNNALEPYGSYRVVQFRCRDANHQLSLQDSIRTNTTTTTINSSSLAGAGAASVPGSGGGCGGSGVGGGNGGASGRRLRKQEFYATAPGSAVPHRLLQSQVSRLSDGNSHSLLDTNVADVGRHCAAGRAKRTLLATNNGALLLATAQPDDAQPPTRLKLSRVISRRDEPAYSGSSSLPEQETNNSTNTTDPNGGELRKFPWRKKRQKQNVANNNETGGGRNGYATPKSL